Part of the Lebetimonas natsushimae genome is shown below.
GTAAATTAAAAGTTCTATCTATTATCCATAATATTGAAAGAACAATTGTTATATAGATAATAAATTTAACAATTTTAGTTTTTCTTAAATAGAATAACGGAAGAAATATTAAACTTATTATACATATCTGACCTATTTCCACTCCCAAATTAAAACCAAATACAACTTTTGCAAAGTTTATACTTTGGACATTCATTTCTTTTAACGCATTTGCAAATCCAAATCCGTGTATAAATCCAAATAAAAAAGCAAGTAACCATTCTCTTTTAATCCAAAAGTATAAATTATTTAATGCTACAAAAAGAATGGTGCAGGCAATTAAAACTTCTATTAAATTTTCAGGAGGATTTACAATGTTGAACATACTAAGGCTTAGTGTAATGGAATGTGAAATTGTAAATGCTGTTGCAATTTCTATTATTTCTATTAAACTCTTTTTTAAGTTATAATTTTTCAATAAAACAGAAATAATAAGCATTAGTAAGAAAAATATATGATCTATCCCTTCCAAAATATGAAAAATTCCTTCTTTAAAAAAAGATAAAAACTCATTTTGTTGTTTTTTTAAAATATAAGAAGTTTTGTTGGGATTGAATACTATAAGTTTTGTTGAATTTTTTTCTATAATTTTCATTATTCCCTGCTGTGTTTTGTCTATATCAAAAAACATATTAAAAAATATTTTATTGATATTTTTACATTTTAATTTAAAATAATTATCTATTATAACTTCATTTTTTATTTTTGTAGAAACTGGCATAATTTTACAATTATTTATTTTTATATGTTTTAAAATATAAGATTGAATTTCTTTTTTAGAAATATTATCTTTATGTAAAGCTTTTTGAATATTAAAAATAGCAAATCTCATATATAAAGTAGGTATAGTTTTATTTAGATCTAGTGTCATTTTTGTAATATTAAGAGGATGGGCATTTAAAAAAATAAAAAATAATAATAGAATAATTTTTTTCATTATCTTTTTTTACATAATTTTAACATATTGAGGAATAGAAATTGCTTTTTTGATAAAAAAAGGTTTACTTTGTTTAACAATAAAAACATATTAATCACGGGTGGGACTGGAAGTTTTGGTAAAAAATATACCGAAATTATTTTAAAAAACTATTCTCCTAATAAAATAATCATCTATAGTAGAGATGAGCTAAAACAGTATGAAATGGCACAAGTTTTTAACGATAAATGTATGAGATATTTTATAGGTGATGTCAGGGATAAAAGCAGGCTTAAAAAAGCAATGGAAGGTGTGGATTATGTAATACACTCTGCAGCACTTAAACATGTACCGGTGGCTGAATATAATCCGATGGAATGTATAAAAACAAATATAAATGGTGCACAGAATGTAATAGAGTGTGCAATAGAAAATGAAGTGGAAAAAGTAATAGCTCTCTCAACTGATAAAGCGGCGGCTCCAATAAATTTATATGGTGCTACAAAGCTTGCAAGCGATAAACTTTTTATAGCTGCTAATAACTTGGTCGGGAAAAGAAAAACAAGGTTTTCAGTTGTAAGATACGGTAATGTAATAGGCTCACGCGGCAGTGTGGTGCCTTTTTTTGTAAAGTTGATAAAAGAAGGTAGAAAAAAACTTCCTATTACCCATAAAGATATGACAAGATTTTTAATTACCCTTGAACAGGGGGTGAATTTTGTTTTGAAAAATTTTGAAAGAATGCAGGGTGGAGAAATATTTGTACCAAAAATTCCCTCAATGAAGATGGTTGATCTTGCCAAATCTTTGTGTCCTGAATGTGAATTGGAGGAGATTGGAATCAGACCCGGTGAAAAACTTCATGAGGTAATGATTACAAAAGATGACAGATGCATTGAATTTGAGGATTATTTTGTAATAAAGCCAACAATTCAGTTTAATACTCCTGTTGATTACACTGTTAATAAATTGGGAGAAAAAGGAATAGAAAAAGAGATTGGATTTGAATACGCTTCTAATATTAATGACTGGTGGTTAAAAAAAGACGAGTTTTTAGAACTTTCAAAGGAATTTATAAAATGATACCTTATTCAAGACAGTTTATAGATGAAGATGATAAAAAGGCTGTTTTGGAAGTTTTAAATAGTGATTTTTTAACAACCGGTCCAAAAGTTAAAGAATTCGAAAATGCTATATGCGATTATACAGATGCTAAATATGCGATAGCAGTAAGTAACGGGACAGCTGCACTTCATATATCAAGTCTTATTTTACTTAATAAAGGAGATTTGGTTTTAACCACTCCTAATTCTTTTGTCGCTACAAGCAATTCTATTTTATATGCGGGGGCAAATCCTTTATTTGTTGATATTAAAGAAGATGGAAATATAGATTTAGATAAATGTATAGATATCATTAATCAGTTTGGAAGCAAGATAAAAGCGATTTTCTTAGTCCATTTTTCAGGAAATCCCGTTGATATGGAAAAATTGGCTTTTATCAGAAGAAAATATCCTGAAATTAAAATTTTAGAAGACGCCTCTCATGCAATCGGAGCGAAATATAAATGGAAAATCGATAATGAAAAGGGGAAAATTAGTAAAATTGGAGATTGTAAATTTAGTGATATTACCACTTTTTCATTTCATCCAGTAAAAAATATAACAACTGGAGAAGGCGGGGCTGTTCTTACAAATAATGAAGAGATTTATAAAAAGGCTCTTATTCTTAGAAATCACGGAATAATAAGAAGTGATTTTGAAAATGAAGATTTGGCGTATGATAAAAAAGGAAATTTAAATCCATGGTACTATGAAATGCAAGAACTAGGATTTAATTACCGAATTTCAGATATTCAGTGTGCACTTGGTATCAGTCAGCTTAAAAAACTGGATAAATTTATAGAAAAAAAGCATTTTTTAGCGAAAAGATATGATGAAGCTTTTGAAAATACAATAATAAAACCGCTTTATAAATTTAATGAATTTTCAGCTTATCATTTATATGTGGTAAGAGTTGATTTTAGTAGACTTAATATTACAAAAGCTGAATTTTTTTATAAATTAAGAGAAGATGGAATTTATCTACAGCTTCATTACATACCAATAAACAAACAGCCTTATTATAAAAAGCTGGGATATGGTAGTGAGAATCTGCCTCAAATGTATAAATATTATGAAGAGGCTTTTTCAATTCCTC
Proteins encoded:
- a CDS encoding HupE/UreJ family protein — encoded protein: MKKIILLLFFIFLNAHPLNITKMTLDLNKTIPTLYMRFAIFNIQKALHKDNISKKEIQSYILKHIKINNCKIMPVSTKIKNEVIIDNYFKLKCKNINKIFFNMFFDIDKTQQGIMKIIEKNSTKLIVFNPNKTSYILKKQQNEFLSFFKEGIFHILEGIDHIFFLLMLIISVLLKNYNLKKSLIEIIEIATAFTISHSITLSLSMFNIVNPPENLIEVLIACTILFVALNNLYFWIKREWLLAFLFGFIHGFGFANALKEMNVQSINFAKVVFGFNLGVEIGQICIISLIFLPLFYLRKTKIVKFIIYITIVLSILWIIDRTFNLHFMPF
- the pseC gene encoding UDP-4-amino-4,6-dideoxy-N-acetyl-beta-L-altrosamine transaminase, which encodes MIPYSRQFIDEDDKKAVLEVLNSDFLTTGPKVKEFENAICDYTDAKYAIAVSNGTAALHISSLILLNKGDLVLTTPNSFVATSNSILYAGANPLFVDIKEDGNIDLDKCIDIINQFGSKIKAIFLVHFSGNPVDMEKLAFIRRKYPEIKILEDASHAIGAKYKWKIDNEKGKISKIGDCKFSDITTFSFHPVKNITTGEGGAVLTNNEEIYKKALILRNHGIIRSDFENEDLAYDKKGNLNPWYYEMQELGFNYRISDIQCALGISQLKKLDKFIEKKHFLAKRYDEAFENTIIKPLYKFNEFSAYHLYVVRVDFSRLNITKAEFFYKLREDGIYLQLHYIPINKQPYYKKLGYGSENLPQMYKYYEEAFSIPLYYSLSEKEQNYVIKKLFEVLK
- the pseB gene encoding UDP-N-acetylglucosamine 4,6-dehydratase (inverting), which gives rise to MFNNKNILITGGTGSFGKKYTEIILKNYSPNKIIIYSRDELKQYEMAQVFNDKCMRYFIGDVRDKSRLKKAMEGVDYVIHSAALKHVPVAEYNPMECIKTNINGAQNVIECAIENEVEKVIALSTDKAAAPINLYGATKLASDKLFIAANNLVGKRKTRFSVVRYGNVIGSRGSVVPFFVKLIKEGRKKLPITHKDMTRFLITLEQGVNFVLKNFERMQGGEIFVPKIPSMKMVDLAKSLCPECELEEIGIRPGEKLHEVMITKDDRCIEFEDYFVIKPTIQFNTPVDYTVNKLGEKGIEKEIGFEYASNINDWWLKKDEFLELSKEFIK